A window of Argopecten irradians isolate NY chromosome 1, Ai_NY, whole genome shotgun sequence contains these coding sequences:
- the LOC138309793 gene encoding uncharacterized protein: MEQELTKPAITDLPPPESPAVPKRFKDTTHEEIANIFESRQSKSTKKNTAWGIRIFQDWNIEKRGTPVDLTSVSAEDLAEILKHFYVAARPKSENELYHKNTLKNIRGAINRYFVDIGRNLDIVRDREFKQANGVLDGLLKQREKTGESKATAHKPIIEPEHLHKIATYLSRASSSPIILRHCVWYNLSVHFITRGMEFHHQLTPQSFEFHNDESGEYVTMTHTTQQKNHQGGLNSHEANIGKRMYSCPESPSCPVKMLKLLLEKTDKNATKLFNQYNKFLVGLCFSPQLTDVWFNTKPLAHRTFARFLSDICKSSDVDAPYTPHCLRATAIQYLNDTGYEARHIMFMSDHRCESSLRSYNRSVSTKQKRDISDSLSVMIKTRSAPSATVTRATGDIEMASVPSSQVSFSNSPSSCETTQAQPLVSNSNVNVSTSNITPGFFTSSSFENCVFNFNHNN; this comes from the exons ATGGAACAGGAGCTGACCAAACCGGCCATAACTGACCTCCCCCCTCCAGAGTCTCCGGCAGTACCTAAGCGGTTTAAGGACACAACCCATGAAGAAATAGCCAACATTTTTGAAAGCAGACAGAGTAAGTCAACGAAGAAGAATACAGCCTGGGGCATTAGAATATTTCAAG ATTGGAACATTGAGAAACGCGGAACACCCGTAGATTTGACAAGTGTATCTGCCGAGGACCTAGCTGAGattctaaaacatttttatgttgCAGCAAGACCAAAATCGGAAAATGAACTGTATCACAAAAAcacattgaaaaatatcagaGGGGCCATCAATAGGTATTTTGTTGATATTGGGAGAAATTTGGACATAGTAAGAGACCGTGAGTTTAAACAGGCAAACGGAGTCTTAGACGGCTTATTAAAACAGAGGGAAAAAACGGGCGAAAGTAAGGCAACTGCCCACAAGCCAATTATTGAACCAGAACATTTACACAAAATAGCCACCTACCTTTCTAGAGCATCCTCCTCTCCCATAATCCTACGGCACTGTGTATGGTACAATTTATCGGTACACTTCATTACACGCGGGATGGAGTTCCATCATCAATTAACACCACAGTCCTTTGAGTTTCACAATGATGAATCCGGGGAATATGTCACAATGACGCACACGACACAGCAAAAAAATCACCAGGGAGGGTTAAATTCTCACGAGGCAAACATCGGAAAGAGAATGTACAGCTGTCCTGAATCACCATCCTGTCCTGTTAAGATGTTAAAACTCCTCCTTGAAAAAACAGACAAAAACGCCACCAAATTATTTAACCAATACAACAAGTTTTTGGTTGGCTTGTGTTTTTCTCCTCAATTAACTGATGTTTGGTTTAACACCAAACCTTTAGCACACAGAACATTCGCTCGTTTCCTTTCGGACATATGTAAATCGTCTGATGTTGACGCTCCGTACACTCCTCACTGTCTACGGGCCACGGCCATACAGTACTTGAACGACACTGGATATGAAGCCAGACACATCATGTTCATGTCGGATCATCGATGTGAATCATCTCTCCGTTCATATAATCGTTCCGTATCCACAAAACAGAAGAGAGACATCAGCGACAGTCTGTCAGTCATGATCAAGACAAGGAGCGCTCCATCAGCCACTGTAACGCGTGCGACAGGTGACATAGAAATGGCGTCCGTCCCCTCCAGTcaagtttcattttcaaactCACCTTCATCGTGCGAGACGACGCAGGCTCAACCACTCGTGTCAAACAGCAATGTGAATGTTAGCACTAGTAATATCACTCCAGGATTCTTCACAAGTTCGTCTTTCGAGAATTGCGTGTTCAATTTTAACCATAATAACTGA
- the LOC138308185 gene encoding serine/threonine-protein kinase mTOR-like, with protein MANTAAMNQFIAGLKSRSEDVRVKAANDLHHFVSTELREMQLEEHTSFMDEFNHHIFEMVSSSDLNERKGGILAIVSLIAVDVGNMSTRISRFANYLRNLLPSSDVSVMEMAAKAVGILALSSGTSAADYVDFEVKRALEWLTGDRQENRRHAAVLVLKELAVCTPTFFFQQVQQFFDSIFTAVRDPKESRCRGFSEYARAG; from the exons ATGGCTAACACAGCTGCAATGAACCAGTTCATTGCTGGGCTGAAAAGTCGTTCAGAAGATGTACGAGTTAAGGCGGCAAATGACCTCCACCATTTTGTCAGCACAGAGTTGAGAGAGATGCAGCTGGAGGAGCACACGTCGTTCATGGATGAATTCAATCATCATATTTTTGAGATGGTGTCCAGCTCGGATCTTAATGAAAGGAAgggtggaattttggctattg TGAGTCTGATAGCAGTAGACGTGGGTAATATGTCCACCAGAATCAGTCGCTTTGCCAACTACTTACGAAACCTGTTACCGTCGAGTGATGTGAGTGTCATGGAGATGGCTGCCAAAGCAGTTGGGATATTGGCGTTATCCTCCGGCACATCTGCTGCAGACTATGTCGATTTTGAGGTGAAGCGAGCATTGGAGTGGCTGACCGGGGACCGCCAGGAAAACCGACGACATGCTGCT GTGCTTGTCCTTAAAGAACTAGCTGTGTGTACTCCAACATTCTTCTTTCAACAAGTTCAACAGTTCTTTGACTCCATCTTTACAGCTGTTCGGGACCCAAAG GAATCTAGATGTAGAGGGTTTAGCGAGTACGCTAGAGCTGGCTAA